From Zingiber officinale cultivar Zhangliang chromosome 5B, Zo_v1.1, whole genome shotgun sequence, the proteins below share one genomic window:
- the LOC121984564 gene encoding stress-response A/B barrel domain-containing protein UP3-like, with the protein MACGKTFRYCHSSFSSLRSSLFFSSLHRYHSPAQSFSSAARSTAVEHVVLFKFLDFADQSKIDAVMSGVRSLVSLDVVAHVTAGPVLHRRSAAAGFTHMLHGRYRSKDDLAAYSAHPAHVAVVKELGLPILEDILAVDWVANIDGPMVPPPGSAMRLTLAKAKEGAESELKEMLAKAKASASAPPVGTQVSFGENFSLARAKGYGMGLLAVFPGIEELDAMDAREKNTVDSVEEKVKPLLESSIVLDFVVPPPSTGDL; encoded by the coding sequence ATGGCGTGTGGGAAAACCTTCCGTTATTGTCACAGCTCTTTCTCATCCCTCAGGTCctcccttttcttttcttcactccATCGCTACCATTCCCCCGCGCAATCTTTCTCCTCCGCCGCCAGATCTACCGCTGTCGAGCACGTCGTCCTCTTCAAATTTCTCGATTTCGCCGACCAATCCAAGATCGACGCCGTTATGTCCGGCGTCCGCTCCTTGGTATCCCTCGACGTTGTCGCCCACGTTACCGCCGGCCCCGTCCTCCACCGCCGATCCGCCGCCGCCGGGTTCACCCACATGCTCCACGGACGATACCGGTCCAAAGACGACCTGGCAGCCTACTCCGCGCACCCCGCTCACGTAGCCGTCGTCAAGGAGCTCGGCCTCCCAATCCTCGAAGACATCTTGGCCGTCGATTGGGTCGCTAATATCGATGGCCCGATGGTGCCCCCGCCCGGATCGGCCATGCGGCTGACCCTCGCGAAGGCGAAGGAGGGCGCCGAGTCGGAGCTCAAGGAGATGCTTGCGAAAGCCAAGGCGTCGGCATCGGCGCCGCCGGTCGGCACGCAGGTGAGTTTTGGGGAAAACTTCTCGCTGGCCAGGGCCAAGGGGTACGGCATGGGGCTCCTGGCAGTCTTCCCCGGTATAGAGGAGCTTGATGCGATGGATGCGAGAGAGAAGAATACGGTGGATTCGGTGGAGGAGAAGGTTAAGCCGCTCCTGGAGAGCTCCATTGTGCTTGATTTCGTGGTGCCGCCACCTTCTACTGGTGATCTTTGA